Genomic DNA from Solanum pennellii chromosome 3, SPENNV200:
ttaatataatcaaccaaataataattattgCTTAATTAGAAGCTTCACATAATCCCCACTTGTCTTCACATTGTTGCAATTGATTGTGCAGTCTCATTGAATATCCGCAGATTAAAATAGTTAATAGAACCTTGGGTAAGTTATTTCTCTGTTTTcagtttatgaatttttgaagcATTCTTTTTTCCAGTTATTTCGTCGGCAATCAGTGAAGGTGTTGCTTTGTTGCAATTTTCATTGCCGGCTGTTTTATCCAAATAAAATTGTAGTTTGAATTGAATGATGTGCATTATAGATCTCTGATTGCttacatcttcttcttcaattttatatatatgtatttggagATCGTGGGCGCATTTGACAGTTACCCTCCTCCTCCTCCACGATCCTGTAACCGTCTTCTCCCTAAAATTGTCTTCTTTTCCTCTATTTGTTTGTTCATACATAAATTTGACTTCTCTATTGCACTTCTgtctcttgtttttttttcatcttcaaaTTGGGCTATCAATAACTACTAATAGAATTAGACTTGTGGAGTATTTTTATAACTAGTCTTCAGATTCAGTTGAGTCACACtattttttcatccttttcGTTTTCAAGATCGATCCTAATTACTCAAAGATTTGACTGTAGTCTTACCTCTCTTTGAAAGTCATTCTTGTGTAAGATTGTCttacatttgaaaaaaaaattcgcATTTGTTAGGCTTATGAACAAAAAAAAGATGGTTGGTTCACCTTCAATCCTACTTCTTTGCGTCTCTTATTTCTAGTTCTAGGCAGTCAACTAGAACATACAAGTTGCTTTCAGTCTTACAGAAATGCTCTTAACTAAAGTGTGACGATAATTCAGCATTGTTGATCTGAAATGCCtgttatatgatatgtatgaccTTCATTACCAGCAATCCCATTCTGTTAATAGtttaaattctatatttgtGGTTATGCTTATCTAGAAATATCATATATAGTAATCACAATTCTCTATTTCTAGAATGCTGTATTTCTAATAGAAATTATTTAGCTTTTCCATGAATTTGTTTAGCTATTAGGCTCataaaaaatcttataattAAAAGCTCTTATATCAATCGTAGTTTGTAGTCCCTGTCTGGTGTAGTCACAATGTATTGTCTTCTCAATGGGTAATAGTGATGACGGATTATCTGTTTCCTAgcttattatgtttttttttttgaactacAGATTAATAGGTGAAGTATATTGATCATGAAGGAAATTGAACGGAAGCAGGGTCTAAACACTAAGCAAGCAAAACGTGCGGTAAAGACGGAGAAAAAAGAATACAAACAGCAGGAAAAGAGTACTGGCAAAACATCGAAAGCAAAAGAGACTGATCATAAAGCTTCACTTCCTAGACCAGAGTCCAGTGTCTTAGTAAGTGACCCAAACACGGGCACAGAGCCCATTGAAGTTTATGAAAATGTGGTTATAGATTATGTCGATGATGTCTACAAGTCGGAGGAAGCAACTCAGCAACCAAAATCACGTAAAATGGTTGACAAACATGGCAAGGATAAAATCAATGATCGTTCTAGTGATATGGAGAGTGAACCCAAAGAGGGAGTGGAAGAGGAATCAGATGTTGAGACGATAAATGATTCAGTTTCATCTCAAGGAGATCCACTAATAGCTGAAGATGAAAATGTAGAAAGAGCTTTGGCTGTAAAGGTCTCTAGAAAGCTTGCAAAAACTGAAGGGAATAATTCTTCCCAGGTACAACGAGCTAAATCTGATCAGAAAGCAAACAAATCACAGAGTAAGGCATCAAAAAGTACAGCAAGCAAAGCCAAAGCACCTAAAAAGGATCCATCTAAAATGACATCCAAGAGTGTCAATGATAACTCTAAAAATATGAAAGTCCATCCCAAATCTCTATCAGATTCCTCAGAAGAAGGTGATGAAAAACTTGTTAAAGAGGTAGAACAAGCAGACATTTTGGATGGGACTTCAGTTAGTGCTCAAAGTATTGGAAGTGATGATGAAACAGTCAACACCGAGGATAACTGTGAGCAAGAACATAAAGCAGTTTTAGAACAAAAGATTGGAGAAATGGAATCAAGGCTTGAGAAACTTGAGGAAGAGTTGAGAGAAGTTGCTGCCCTTGAAATTGCTCTTTACTCTGTGGTATCTGAGCATGGAAGTTCTGCACATAAGCTGCACACACCTGCCAGGCGCCTTTCTAGACTCTATCTTCATGCATGTAAATACTGGTCTCAAGACAAACGAGCTACAGTTGCTAAAAACACTGTTTCCGGCCTTGTATTAGTGGCCAAGTCATGTGGTAACGATGTGGCAAGGTATGTTAATACTTTCATTTATTGGATCATGTGTTACTTTTGTACTTCTTATGACCTAACGCTTTTCTTCCCTTCTCATGAAGGTTAACATTTTGGCTGTCAAATGCTGTTGTTCTGAGGGTAATCATTTCTCAAGCATTTGGAAGTTCCTGTAGCTCAAGCTCATTGGTAACAACTATCGAGCCAAATAGAAGAGGAAACAAAACTGAATCAAAGGTTTCCTCTTTAAAATGGAAGACACATCCAGGAAGCAAACAGTCAAGTAAGAATGACCTCTTGAAGTTGTTTGATGATTGGCAAGAAACAAGAACTTTTACAGTTGCTTTAGAGAGAGTAGAATCCTGGATTTTCTCGCGGATCGTTGAATCAATATGGTGGCAGGTAATCAACTGTACTTTGCTTCCTGTCATACCAATGTTCTCAATTAGGACTTGATGTGTATAGAACACTAATTAAGTGCAAATCCTATTTTACTGCATCAAATAGGTAAACCTTTTATGTTCTGTTCTACATggtaattatatgatttatccAAACATGCTATCATTAAAAGGTGTTCAAGTAATTAATCTCTTAAGTTTAAGTACTTAATATATTCTCCTTTTGTAACTGATTGATCAATTTGGCTTCAGACCTTCACTCCCAATATGCAATCTCCTACGGATGATCCAATGACAAGCAAATCTGTTGGGAGGTTATTAGGGCCTGCTTTGGGTGACCAGCAGCAAGGGAACTTCTCCATTAacctatggaagcatgcttTCCAGGAGGCTTTGAAGAGACTATGTCCTGTACGAGCTGGAAGCCATGAATGTGGTTGCTTGCCTGTTTTGGCTAGAAGAGTAAGTATTCTCCAGTGTTTCTACTTTTCATTTGCTGTATTTTTACCACACTTCTATCTCCCGGAGTTTCAGATGCAGGTGATCAAGGAAAATTGCATAGTACTCTTGCACTTCCATTTTATCTGTATTTATTTAAAGCTACCTGCGATAAGTTTTAGTTTCACTTGTTAGTCTGAAAGTTTTACGCCTTCATATATATACCTTTCAGGTGGTTGAACACTGTGTTGCCAGACTGGATATTGCTATTTTCAATGCAATTCTTCGTGAGTCAGCTCATGAGATCCCAACTGATCCCATATCTGATCCAATAGTTGACTCCAAGGTGTTGCCTATTCCAGCCGGAGAGTTGAGTTTTGGGTCCGGTGCACAACTGAAAAACTCTGTAAGTATTAGTCACTATTAACTTGTTTGCGAAttcctataaatatttttggacGGTCTTTTCGTTTCTGTCTTCTGGGCAAAGTAAAGCTGCTTGCTCTTCATGGGAATCTTTTTCTGTGTCTTAGGCACCTGCAGTTTTTCTCTGCCAAATTGTCAACAATGCGCTACGTTCTCTGAGAACCTTAATGATCTTGTTCATTGGTTCATGCTCTTGATATTGATAGTATATCTTTTCTCGCAGGTGGGAAATTGGTCAAGATGTCTTACTGATTTGTTCGGTATGGACGCTGAAGATTCTGGGAAGAATGATGTTGACGGCTCTGGAGATGATCATAGAAAAGGTGGAAATCAACTAGAACATTTCTATCTTCTCAATTCCTTAAGTGATCTTCTCATGCTTCCCAAAGACATGCTCATGGACCGCACGATCAGAATGGAGGTACAACCTGTGTTTCGCCAAATATTTTAGAGGCGAATACTCCTACTTCATTCTGtctttgatgaaaa
This window encodes:
- the LOC107015351 gene encoding uncharacterized protein LOC107015351, which gives rise to MKEIERKQGLNTKQAKRAVKTEKKEYKQQEKSTGKTSKAKETDHKASLPRPESSVLVSDPNTGTEPIEVYENVVIDYVDDVYKSEEATQQPKSRKMVDKHGKDKINDRSSDMESEPKEGVEEESDVETINDSVSSQGDPLIAEDENVERALAVKVSRKLAKTEGNNSSQVQRAKSDQKANKSQSKASKSTASKAKAPKKDPSKMTSKSVNDNSKNMKVHPKSLSDSSEEGDEKLVKEVEQADILDGTSVSAQSIGSDDETVNTEDNCEQEHKAVLEQKIGEMESRLEKLEEELREVAALEIALYSVVSEHGSSAHKLHTPARRLSRLYLHACKYWSQDKRATVAKNTVSGLVLVAKSCGNDVARLTFWLSNAVVLRVIISQAFGSSCSSSSLVTTIEPNRRGNKTESKVSSLKWKTHPGSKQSSKNDLLKLFDDWQETRTFTVALERVESWIFSRIVESIWWQTFTPNMQSPTDDPMTSKSVGRLLGPALGDQQQGNFSINLWKHAFQEALKRLCPVRAGSHECGCLPVLARRVVEHCVARLDIAIFNAILRESAHEIPTDPISDPIVDSKVLPIPAGELSFGSGAQLKNSVGNWSRCLTDLFGMDAEDSGKNDVDGSGDDHRKGGNQLEHFYLLNSLSDLLMLPKDMLMDRTIRMEVCPSISLPLVKRILCNFSPDEFCPDPVPGAVLEALNAECIIARRLSGGYSSSSFPYPAAPVVYTPPVAVDVAEKVAEIEGKSHLSRSASAIQRKGYTSDEELEEINSPLACIIDKMASSPASTENGKDKEKEERGSIGSNTRYGLLREVWKAA